The window CAGCCATTAAGGGAGGCGCGAAGTATCTCGATAAATGGCAGATTTTTACGGGAAATCAAGGGGATCACCCATAAAAGTCAGCTCTAGAAATACCGCTTCTGACTCAAAAATCCTCCGCAATTTCGCTTAATTCTTAATGATCTTTTAATTAATAAGTGCATCCACTTAAGTTAAGGAATTAATTTGCGGTATGGGTTTTGGGGAGCAGTACAAAATTGACTCAACTCAACGCTTGCCCTGAGGTTTTCATGACCTGAGTGAGGCCCTTAGTTCGGTTGAGCCCAGGGCATCTGGGCAAGGTAGGGTTTGGGGTCTGGGGCTAGGAATGATTCTCTATCGCAAGAAAATTGTATGGCCGCGGCTGAGAGACGGATAATCGCTTTGGCCAGGGCTGTAAGACGACAGCGCGTCGTAAGGTTGACTGAGGGTATTTCGCTACCCCCAGACCCCTAGGGATGATTCTCTGCTAGAAGGAAATCGCATTGACGTTAGAAAGGAAAGCTGATGGCATTTCTGGTGAAGGCGGTAAGGCGAAGAGTCAGGTCTGGTTAAGGGGGGTTACCTGGGGGCATTTCGCTTGCCCCCAGACCCCTTCTACCAGGACGTTCCGCCGTCCTGGACCTCGCGGAAGTAGGGGGTTGGCAAGGCTGATAGACCAGATGGTTTCAGCTTGATCTGGGTCGAGATATTCGAGGCACAGCAGCAGGTTAACGGCAATAATAGCCGTTTGAAGTATTTTCTCTGTTGAATGAATCAGCCCTACCCCAGACCCCGGCTTCTATAGCGGTATGCAGGCTAATCAAGCACACCCTAGACCCCAAACCCTAGACCCTGTCTTGATCCAGATGTACTGGACTCAACCGAAGTTGAACCGCCTATGCTCCTTTGTGGATCAGAGGCGCCGGGTGAGACTCGTGCTCAATCTCAAAAACATGGCCGTAGAGGTTCGAGAGAATTTGTTTGCCTTCTTGGGTCAGCTTCAGATAAGCGATCGCGTCCTTGATGTAGGGATACACGGTTTTCCAATAAAAGCTGGGATAGTTGAGCCGCAAATCTTCTGGGTGACGATATCCGAGCTGCTGATTAACCCCAGTTTCCTCGAACTCATAGAACAGGGCTGGAATTTTGTGGAGATAGCGGGGGTCTGATAGCTGCCCAATGAGGTCAGCTGCCCGCACCAACCCTGGGTAATTCATGGTGTCTTGGTGATCGGTATCCAGGGGCACAGGAAAGCGAGTAAGCTCAACGTTGCGCCTGATGGCCTCCGCATTTAACAGGTCATGCCCCCCAAACCGCTCTTTCACAAACAACTTGCCGCGGTCTACGTGATAGGGGGTAAGGCTGGCATCGGTCGTCCCTTCCGGCAGCTGGACCGTTTCATCTCCAGCCCCGGTGGCATAAATTTGCAGTGAGGTCACATCCTGTCGGCAGACGCCTTTGACATAGCCAATGTCATGGCAAACCAGAGAGAGGGTGAAGTGTAACCAGTCTTCACTGGAAACATGCCCTTCTCGAATGTGCTTGCCGCGCAGAATTTGCTGGCCTACCAGGGTCACAAAAATGGTGTGCTCGACATCGTGATAGAGGGCATCGCTGTTGGCGATCGTTTCTACTCCCATGTTGCCGACCCAGGCAATAATGTCTGCGTAATTTGTTTTCAGGCCGCCATAAGCCTGCTCATAGTTGGCTCGCAATTCCTCGACAAAGGCATTACACAAAATTTTGTTGGGGTTCAGCATGGATTTTGGAGAAACATTCACTCCGCGATTAAGGGGGCTCACTGGTTTTCTATACGATTTTGCCGGGGCATAACAAGATGGCTGGGACACTTCATTACGGCATGTCATGACTATTAGACACAGACAAAGCCAGAGGATGATTATTGAACATACATTCCAAAATTTGTTACGGTGGAACGCGGGAGGTGATTGTGATGGCTCGTCCAAAAGCGTTTGACCAAGAGACTGTCTTATCTAAGGCGATGGAAGTCTTTTGGGAAAAAGGCTATGAAGCAACCTCAATGCAAGACCTGGTGGCCGCTATGGGCATTCACCGGGGCAGTTTGTACGACACCTTCCAAGATAAACGCCATCTTTTTCTGGCAGCGATCGCCTATTACAACACCACGGTGACCAAGGCGGCGATCGCCCCTTTGCAGGCCCCAGGTGCCTCTCGATCAGTGATCGAACAGCACATCATCGCGTTTGCAGAACAGGCAGCCACCGATCCCCATCGACGTGGCTGTTTGATGACTAACTCCATTATAGAGTTAGCAACCCAGGATCCAGAGGTGGCGATCGCGCTGCGCAGAAGCCTGAGATCGGTGGAAGATGCCTTTTACCGAGCACTCGGGCGGGCTCAAGACAACGGGGAAATCAGCCCCGATAAAGATATTCGGGCACTGGCCCAGTATTTGACCAGCAGCCTCCAGGGGTTGCGGGTGATGTCTAAGGTCAATCCTGACCGCGAAGCCCTGCGGCAGACCGCACAGCTAATTTTGCAAGTGTTAGATTGAGTAATTTTTTTACTCTATTTTTGACCATTTGTTCCAAAAAGGAGATTTTCCGATGAATTTGACTCAGGCTCTGGCAGACTATCAAGCCCAATTCCTGGCTAAGCGCCCTCAGGAGGTTCTAGCCGTCATGCGGCAAACCACGGAGGATTTAGCGCAGTCAGGAATTGTCAATAAAGCCCTGACGGTTGGCGATGTGATTCCCCCCATTGAGTTGCCGAATGCGGTGGGCGATCGCATTTCTGTGCCACATCTTTTAGGGCAAGGCCCAGTGGTTATTAGCTTTTATCGAGGCGGCTGGTGCCCCTATTGCAACCTAGAATTGCGGGCACTGCAGCAAGTATTGCCGGAAATTCAGGGACTGGGTGCCCAGATGGTGGCAATCTCCCCAGAAACCCCTGACAGCTCGCTATCTACCCAGGAGAAAAATGCGCTTTCCTTCCAAATTCTCAGCGATGTAGGCAATCAGGTTGCTCAAGCCTTCGGCCTGGTGTTTACCCTGCCTGAGGTGCTGCGCCCGATTTATGAAGGATTTGGAATTGATATCCCCGCCCACAATGGCGATGACACGTTTGAGCTGCCAATTCCAGCCACGTATGTGGTGAAGCCTGACGGGGCGATCGCCTATGCCTTTGTGAATACGGATTACACCCAGCGTCTGGAACCTCAAGCGCTGATCCCGGTGCTGAAAGCCCTTTAATTCCTCAAGTTCTTAGAGAAGGCTCAGATATTTTTGAATGGGCATTCCACTACAGGCAAAACGACAGGAGACCCATCATTATGAGTTTGACTCAAGCGCTCGCTCAGTTTGCGGCAATGACACGTTTGAACTGCCAGTGCCTGCAACTTATGTGGTCAACACAGATGGTGTGATTGTCCATACGTTTGTGAATGTGGACTATACCCAGCGAGAAGAGCCTGAAAAGATTGTGGCTGTTCTCAAGCAGCTTCAGGTGGCGGCATCGGGGTGAAGAACGATTGGGGCACAGGCTGTGTGCCCCAATCAATTTAAAGTCACGCTGAACTCGACCTCTCGTCTCGGGCAGGGGGCTTAAGGATGCGTGGCTCAGTTAAATAGAGCTTGACACTCAGCTTTCTCAGGAAGCCATTAGGGTGTACTTATTTCTCGGTCAGGGAGGGCTCAGAGGCGGGCTGCACTATAGAACTCAAGATGATTGAGTTGCTTAAGCAACCAAAGGAGCCCCAACTATGAAACGCATTGCCCTCGCTTTAACTGCTTTGACCGCTGTCTCTATCGCGATCGCGCCTGCTGCCTACGCCACACCAGATTTTGATGAATTGCGCCGCGAAAATCTCGATAAGGATGCCGTCAACTTCGACGAACTACGCAGAGAGAATCTGGACAAAGATGCGGTGGCTGAGATTCAGCTCAAGGCGATCGACTTTGATGAGCTACGTCGTGAAAACCTCGACAAAGACGCGGTCAATTTCGACGAACTGCGTCGCGAGAACTTAGATAAGGATGCCGTCGTGGAAATTCAGGTCAAAGCCGTTGACTTCGATGAATTGCGTCGGGAGAACCTGGATAAAGACGCGGTCAACTTCGATGAGCTACGTCGCGAGAATTTAGACAAGGATGCCGTCGTTGAGCTGCAGGTCAAAGCTGTTGACTTTGATGAACTGCGTCGGGAGAACCTGGATAAAGACGCTGTAGATTTCGACCAACTGCGTCGGGAGAACTTAGATAAGGATGCCGTTGTTGAGCTGCAGTAAGGTGACCGTATTTGCTTTTGGCATCTACCTTTTCCGTTCAGTTCACACTCACACCCTTGCCCCCTTGATGCAGAAATTGAGGGGGCTTTATTGAAGCTTGGTGCCGGAACTCCTTGTGTGTTCAATCATCTTGAGGTGCCAGGGGCTCCGATCAGTGATGGTTGGAGCCTTTTTGTACTGCTTACCAGGAGGGGGACAGCGCTTACCAGATTGTTTTGATTCTTAACCGAAAGCCCTCTGGCTAGAAACCAGAGGGCTTTCGGCATCGGATATATCGGATAAAGTCCACCCAAATTCCAGATGAGTTTTTACGTTAGTTATGCACATGCCC is drawn from Leptolyngbya sp. SIO1E4 and contains these coding sequences:
- a CDS encoding metal-dependent phosphohydrolase, which codes for MLNPNKILCNAFVEELRANYEQAYGGLKTNYADIIAWVGNMGVETIANSDALYHDVEHTIFVTLVGQQILRGKHIREGHVSSEDWLHFTLSLVCHDIGYVKGVCRQDVTSLQIYATGAGDETVQLPEGTTDASLTPYHVDRGKLFVKERFGGHDLLNAEAIRRNVELTRFPVPLDTDHQDTMNYPGLVRAADLIGQLSDPRYLHKIPALFYEFEETGVNQQLGYRHPEDLRLNYPSFYWKTVYPYIKDAIAYLKLTQEGKQILSNLYGHVFEIEHESHPAPLIHKGA
- a CDS encoding TetR/AcrR family transcriptional regulator produces the protein MARPKAFDQETVLSKAMEVFWEKGYEATSMQDLVAAMGIHRGSLYDTFQDKRHLFLAAIAYYNTTVTKAAIAPLQAPGASRSVIEQHIIAFAEQAATDPHRRGCLMTNSIIELATQDPEVAIALRRSLRSVEDAFYRALGRAQDNGEISPDKDIRALAQYLTSSLQGLRVMSKVNPDREALRQTAQLILQVLD
- a CDS encoding AhpC/TSA family protein produces the protein MNLTQALADYQAQFLAKRPQEVLAVMRQTTEDLAQSGIVNKALTVGDVIPPIELPNAVGDRISVPHLLGQGPVVISFYRGGWCPYCNLELRALQQVLPEIQGLGAQMVAISPETPDSSLSTQEKNALSFQILSDVGNQVAQAFGLVFTLPEVLRPIYEGFGIDIPAHNGDDTFELPIPATYVVKPDGAIAYAFVNTDYTQRLEPQALIPVLKAL